The Urbifossiella limnaea nucleotide sequence GCCGGGTCCGGTGTCACTCGAACGGGTGCTTGGTTTCCTTCTTGGCGATGATCTCGTCGATGGTCGGGGTCTTGGCCATGGCGTGCTTGATGGCCAGCTTGGTGGCCTCGTAGTTGTTCTTGTAGATCTTGGCGTTGCTGTTCGCCGACCCGGCGATGAACACGCCGCACACGATCACCCAGTCCTCGGCCTTGTCCTTCGGCAGGGTGCCATCGACCACGCTGTCCACGACTGCCCGGGCGACCGCGGCCTGGGCAGGGCCGAACATCTGCATCACCTGCTTGCCGCCCTTGAGCGTCACCTTCGTGATCATCACCGTGGCCGGCTTGCACACGATGTTCGGCGACACGACCGCCAGCAGGTTGGTGTGGCCGGCGCTCTGGTTGGACAGGGCGTTGGCGAACGCCGTCCCGACCGGGCCGTCCTTCGGC carries:
- the fae gene encoding formaldehyde-activating enzyme codes for the protein MSVMYVGEGLVIEGSDLDNVAHIDLLIGPKDGPVGTAFANALSNQSAGHTNLLAVVSPNIVCKPATVMITKVTLKGGKQVMQMFGPAQAAVARAVVDSVVDGTLPKDKAEDWVIVCGVFIAGSANSNAKIYKNNYEATKLAIKHAMAKTPTIDEIIAKKETKHPFE